In Mytilus trossulus isolate FHL-02 chromosome 6, PNRI_Mtr1.1.1.hap1, whole genome shotgun sequence, a single window of DNA contains:
- the LOC134720585 gene encoding zinc finger protein 160-like: protein MMTDHSDGQPMYILQEGGEEDTSTLESQQGTVNIFTQDGQMVMEITGQGDNTQFADYGIDEVQAGEQMLQIANTFINAQEGEPHLLHIANTFTDQGKNSQEKKTDENYDTHIKGEIMQSENGSEEMHIVYGENEHMYSVQENSSLSSGEQSVLVQIPEIQNITDQSFMNSGVQTVDDISQDDNQEIIIEGMPIQYQNLQNVRSEVLPDGTVQLYVVDEEAAKEEDQTTESDEKFIVTEEEQPSVVSVVKETRYRDVATQITCYPKFSRQGLFDVATQVTKRDILGGTVKNRQLPNGTTIIQNNIKTQNQSTVILNAGASSQMVFYKCNICGKLYKNKPNWQNHIKTHATEKVYMCGHCGKIFQKASLASHLRTHSELAQIAVFENLPDNMKRKNHKAIPGLILSSEEASIIELDIIDVPTEADESMLPEPEPEPEPPQADLSEVYTDNDIPAKMHMEVEAETEIQEGTKSKFVYKCNVCGKEYNSKSNCHRHLKSHTNDKEYKCGYCGKGFTHKYEVRMHCRIHTGEKPFKCPICTRGFNESGNLRRHMKIHVKDESPYKCGVCFKGFNNTARLNAHMKVHTGEIVCDTCNRKFNKISDLYRHIRIHTGERPYKCDFCDKTFCQKVNLVTHKRTHTGLKAFRCDLCGLGFSRKTILDTHMQTHDNPAIAKDRGTVERTPVKMEPSEELQIIENEMSRDQSQINRVETTPREIITTDSGTEMEIEQLAIQQDISLDEEIHVQEETCVTIG from the coding sequence ATGATGACAGACCACAGTGATGGTCAGCCCATGTATATATTACAGGAAGGTGGGGAGGAGGATACCAGTACATTAGAATCCCAACAGGGAACAGTCAACATCTTTACCCAGGATGGTCAAATGGTAATGGAAATCACAGGACAAGGGGACAATACTCAGTTTGCTGATTATGGTATAGATGAGGTTCAGGCAGGGGAACAGATGTTACAGATAGCTAACACTTTTATTAATGCTCAGGAAGGAGAGCCACATTTATTACACATTGCTAACACTTTTACTGATCAAGGCAAAAATAGTCAGGAAAAAAAGACTGACGAAAATTATGACACTCATATTAAAGGGGAGATCATGCAGTCTGAAAATGGTAGTGAGGAAATGCATATTGTTTATGGTGAAAATGAACACATGTATTCTGTACAAGAAAATTCAAGCTTAAGTTCTGGAGAGCAGTCGGTTCTGGTTCAAATTCCTGAAATACAGAATATAACTGATCAAAGTTTTATGAATTCTGGGGTACAAACTGTTGATGACATTTCACAAGACGATAATCAAGAAATAATAATAGAAGGTATGCCAATACAGTATCAAAATCTGCAGAATGTCCGATCAGAGGTTTTACCTGATGGTACAGTCCAATTATACGTGGTTGATGAAGAGGCTGCAAAGGAAGAAGACCAGACTACCGAGAGTGACGAGAAGTTTATTGTTACTGAGGAGGAGCAACCTTCTGTTGTATCTGTAGTCAAGGAGACCAGGTACCGTGATGTGGCCACTCAAATCACATGCTATCCTAAGTTTTCCCGCCAGGGTTTATTTGATGTAGCTACTCAGGTTACTAAGAGAGATATTTTAGGTGGAACTGTTAAAAATCGTCAACTTCCAAATGGAACAactatcattcaaaacaatattaaaactcAAAATCAAAGCACTGTTATACTAAATGCTGGAGCAAGTTCTCAAATGGTCTtctataaatgtaatatatgtgGGAAGttgtacaaaaataaaccaaactGGCAAAATCACATCAAAACTCATGCTACTGAAAAGGTTTATATGTGTGGACATTGTGGTAAAATTTTCCAGAAAGCCAGTTTGGCATCCCATTTAAGAACTCATTCAGAATTAGCTCAGATTGCTGTCTTTGAAAATTTGCCAGACAATATGAAGCGTAAAAATCATAAAGCCATACCTGGACTAATACTGTCAAGTGAAGAGGCTTCTATTATAGAACTAGATATTATTGATGTACCGACAGAGGCTGATGAATCTATGTTACCAGAGCCAGAACCCGAACCTGAACCTCCACAAGCCGATCTATCAGAGGTTTACACAGATAACGACATTCCTGCCAAAATGCACATGGAAGTTGAAGCTGAGACAGAAATACAAGAAGGAACAAAGTCAAAGTTTGTTTACAAGTGTAACGTGTGTGGTAAAGaatataacagtaaaagtaaCTGTCATCGCCATTTAAAATCTCACACAAATGACAAGGAATATAAGTGTGGATATTGTGGTAAAGGTTTTACACATAAATATGAAGTCAGAATGCATTGTAGAATACATACGGGtgaaaaaccattcaaatgtcCAATCTGTACCAGGGGATTTAATGAGAGTGGAAATCTACGTCGACACATGAAAATTCACGTCAAGGACGAATCTCCATACAAATGTGGTGTTTGCTTTAAAGGATTCAACAATACAGCTAGGTTAAATGCTCATATGAAAGTACACACTGGAGAAATTGTGTGTGATACATGtaatagaaaattcaataaaatctcCGATTTGTACCGACACATTAGAATACACACTGGTGAACGTCCGTATAAATGTGATTtttgtgataaaactttctGCCAAAAAGTCAACTTAGTCACACACAAGCGGACACATACAGGACTTAAAGCATTCAGATGTGACCTCTGTGGACTAGGGTTCAGTCGTAAGACGATACTTGATACACACATGCAAACTCATGACAATCCTGCTATTGCTAAGGATAGGGGAACTGTTGAACGTACACCTGTTAAGATGGAACCTTCAGAGGAATTACAAATTATAGAGAACGAAATGTCACGAGATCAGTCACAGATAAATAGAGTGGAAACCACACCACGTGAAATCATTACTACAGACAGTGGTACAGAAATGGAAATAGAACAATTAGCTATTCAGCAAGATATATCATTAGATGAAGAAATTCATGTTCAGGAAGAGACTTGTGTAACGATAGGCTGA